A single genomic interval of Microbacterium sp. BLY harbors:
- a CDS encoding MFS transporter permease, whose product MWIRQAFFRWLLPSAFILPLWLLIGWAVFQGGWSILWVLLIAMPSVFVGQLLLTLLTRSRPSVRAERALSWWDVAGFGLWHALTIAVGFFIEGAFGWLLAAAIVVGIGLVWLQLWQLWNEARGSGTRIRETISWSTVTPPRADAPPTSVHEVIVVRETDDRS is encoded by the coding sequence ATGTGGATCCGACAGGCCTTCTTCCGCTGGCTGCTGCCGTCGGCGTTCATCCTGCCGTTGTGGCTGCTCATCGGTTGGGCGGTGTTCCAGGGCGGCTGGTCGATCCTCTGGGTCCTGCTCATCGCGATGCCGTCGGTGTTCGTGGGGCAGCTCCTGCTGACGCTCCTGACGCGGTCCCGTCCCTCGGTCCGCGCCGAGCGCGCACTGTCCTGGTGGGACGTCGCCGGTTTCGGACTGTGGCACGCGCTCACGATCGCGGTCGGCTTCTTCATCGAGGGGGCTTTCGGCTGGCTCCTGGCTGCGGCCATCGTCGTCGGCATCGGACTGGTCTGGCTGCAGCTGTGGCAGCTCTGGAACGAGGCACGGGGGAGCGGGACACGGATCCGCGAGACGATCTCCTGGTCGACCGTCACACCGCCCCGAGCCGACGCGCCGCCGACGAGCGTGCACGAGGTGATCGTGGTCCGGGAGACCGACGACCGGTCCTGA
- a CDS encoding DUF2469 family protein, translating to MDEEAFDDYDRELELALFREYRDVVSQFQYVVETERRFYLANEVNVVRRDTEHDFYFEISMSDVWVWDIYRADRFVKAVRVLTFKDVNVEELQRREFELPQELSLDGE from the coding sequence ATGGATGAGGAAGCCTTCGACGACTACGACCGCGAACTCGAGCTCGCGCTGTTCCGCGAGTACCGCGACGTCGTCTCTCAGTTCCAGTACGTCGTGGAGACCGAGCGTCGCTTCTATCTGGCCAATGAGGTCAATGTCGTGCGCCGGGACACCGAGCACGACTTCTACTTCGAGATCTCCATGAGCGACGTCTGGGTGTGGGACATCTATCGTGCCGACCGGTTCGTCAAGGCCGTCCGGGTGCTCACGTTCAAGGACGTGAACGTCGAGGAGCTGCAGCGCCGCGAGTTCGAGCTGCCGCAGGAGCTCTCCCTCGACGGCGAGTGA
- the lepB gene encoding signal peptidase I, whose protein sequence is MTDAPSARPTRRRRGFLIFLRDVLVIVVIAALVSFVIKTFVVRSFYIPSASMERTLLIDDRILVDELTPRWTGYERGDIVVFKDPGGWLDPMPQKPAQPPLVQAIDWVLTFVGISATDTQDHLVKRVIGVEGDHVVCCNALGQITINGAPIDELSYLNLPEGDTAASNEPFDVVVPEDSVWLLGDNRDRSRDARAHQDLPSGGFVPVSNIVGRAFLTTWPLDRFGTIDSHHEIFTGVPDPE, encoded by the coding sequence ATGACTGACGCTCCGTCCGCACGCCCCACACGACGGCGGCGCGGGTTCCTCATCTTCCTCCGCGACGTGCTGGTGATCGTGGTCATCGCCGCGCTGGTCTCGTTCGTGATCAAGACGTTCGTGGTCCGCTCCTTCTACATCCCCTCGGCATCCATGGAGCGCACGCTGCTGATCGACGACCGCATCCTCGTCGACGAGCTGACCCCGCGGTGGACGGGCTACGAACGTGGCGACATCGTCGTCTTCAAGGACCCGGGCGGCTGGCTCGACCCGATGCCCCAGAAGCCCGCGCAGCCGCCGCTGGTCCAGGCCATCGACTGGGTGCTCACGTTCGTGGGGATCTCGGCCACCGACACCCAGGACCACCTCGTCAAGCGGGTCATCGGCGTCGAAGGCGACCACGTGGTGTGCTGCAACGCGCTCGGCCAGATCACGATCAACGGTGCGCCGATCGACGAGCTCAGCTATCTGAACCTTCCCGAGGGCGACACGGCCGCCTCCAACGAGCCGTTCGACGTCGTCGTCCCCGAGGACTCGGTCTGGCTGCTCGGCGACAACCGCGATCGTTCGCGAGATGCCCGAGCGCACCAGGACCTGCCGAGCGGGGGCTTCGTCCCGGTCTCCAACATCGTCGGCCGGGCGTTCCTGACGACCTGGCCGCTCGACCGGTTCGGGACGATCGATTCGCATCACGAGATCTTCACCGGAGTGCCGGATCCCGAATGA
- a CDS encoding YraN family protein: MAAKDDLGRAGEQQAADYLTRRGYRILDRNWRCSQGEVDIVAAVDTHLAIIEVKTRRSAAFGHPFEAIDDRKRRRLWQLAYAWRAAHPDLARGRILRVEAIGIVGEVPASAAIEHLEDIA; this comes from the coding sequence ATGGCAGCGAAAGACGACCTCGGACGAGCCGGGGAGCAGCAGGCGGCGGACTATCTGACGAGGCGCGGATACCGGATCCTCGACCGCAACTGGCGGTGTTCTCAAGGAGAGGTGGACATCGTCGCGGCCGTCGACACCCATCTCGCCATCATCGAGGTCAAGACGAGGCGATCGGCGGCATTCGGCCACCCGTTCGAGGCGATCGACGACCGGAAGCGGCGCCGACTGTGGCAACTGGCCTACGCGTGGCGCGCAGCGCATCCCGACCTCGCACGGGGGCGGATCCTGCGGGTCGAGGCGATCGGCATCGTCGGCGAGGTCCCCGCGAGCGCCGCGATCGAGCACCTCGAGGACATCGCGTGA
- the rplS gene encoding 50S ribosomal protein L19: protein MQILDAVDAASLRSDIPEFFPGDTVKVHVNITEGNRSRIQVFQGVVIGRQGDSVRETFTVRKISFQVGVERTFPVHSPVIDHIEVVTRGDVRRAKLYYLRELRGKKAKIKEKRVNN from the coding sequence ATGCAGATCCTCGACGCCGTCGACGCGGCTTCGCTCCGTTCCGACATCCCCGAGTTCTTCCCCGGTGACACCGTCAAGGTGCACGTCAACATCACCGAGGGCAACCGCTCCCGTATCCAGGTCTTCCAGGGCGTCGTCATCGGCCGCCAGGGCGACAGCGTCCGCGAGACCTTCACGGTCCGGAAGATCAGCTTCCAGGTGGGTGTCGAGCGCACCTTCCCCGTGCACTCCCCGGTGATCGACCACATCGAGGTCGTCACCCGTGGTGACGTGCGTCGCGCCAAGCTCTACTACCTGCGCGAGCTCCGCGGCAAGAAGGCGAAGATCAAGGAGAAGCGCGTCAACAACTGA
- a CDS encoding ribonuclease HII: MTVVTPRLTLERRLLGECGLIIALDEVGRGALAGPVAVGAAVMDAKGARRRVPEGLRDSKLVPERRRPEVAARAAAWVQASAVGWATAQEVDEVGIMRALGLAASRAVEAVVAQGAAVDDALVLLDGNHDYVSRVHPVPLRVRPVIKADRDCASVSAASVIAKVARDGLMAELHEDHRDYQWDRNKGYASAEHREAIRAHGLSPHHRSSWAIADAPTLF; this comes from the coding sequence ATGACCGTCGTCACGCCTCGATTGACCCTGGAGCGCCGGCTCCTGGGGGAGTGCGGGCTGATCATCGCCCTCGACGAGGTGGGGCGTGGCGCCCTCGCCGGACCGGTGGCCGTCGGTGCTGCGGTGATGGATGCGAAGGGAGCGCGGCGTCGCGTCCCGGAGGGTCTGCGGGACTCGAAGCTGGTTCCGGAGCGGCGGCGTCCGGAGGTCGCCGCCCGCGCAGCCGCCTGGGTGCAGGCCTCGGCCGTCGGCTGGGCCACCGCTCAGGAGGTCGACGAGGTCGGGATCATGCGCGCGCTGGGGCTCGCGGCGTCGCGCGCGGTGGAGGCGGTCGTGGCGCAGGGCGCTGCCGTGGATGACGCGCTGGTCCTGCTGGACGGCAACCACGACTACGTCTCCCGCGTGCATCCGGTCCCGCTCCGTGTGCGCCCGGTGATCAAAGCGGACCGCGACTGCGCGTCCGTCTCCGCGGCGTCCGTGATCGCGAAGGTCGCCAGGGACGGGCTGATGGCGGAGCTCCATGAGGATCACCGCGACTACCAGTGGGACCGGAACAAGGGCTACGCGAGCGCGGAGCATCGGGAGGCCATCCGTGCGCATGGGCTCTCTCCGCACCACCGCTCGTCGTGGGCCATCGCCGACGCGCCCACCCTGTTCTGA